In one window of Oncorhynchus gorbuscha isolate QuinsamMale2020 ecotype Even-year linkage group LG23, OgorEven_v1.0, whole genome shotgun sequence DNA:
- the LOC124011326 gene encoding LOW QUALITY PROTEIN: protocadherin-9-like (The sequence of the model RefSeq protein was modified relative to this genomic sequence to represent the inferred CDS: inserted 1 base in 1 codon), producing the protein MDLTDFYLLAALVACFWMDPSIAQELIYPIREELQENVLIGNIPKDLNVSHTNAATGASANLVYRLVSKAGDNPLLRVQSSTGEIFTTSNRIDRERLCPGPSFEENECSFEIEVVILPNDYFRLIKIKIVVKDTNDNAPMFPSPVINISIPENTLINSRFAIPSATDPDTGPNSVHKYQLVNGQSAFGLDIVETPEGEKWPQLIVQQNLDREQKDTYVMKIKVEDGGMPQKSSTAILQVTVTDVNDNKPVFKENQIEVHIPENSPIGTSVVQLQATDADVGANAEIKYMFGTQVSPATKRLFALNGTTGLITVQRPLDREETAIHKLSVLASDGSSSPARATVIINVTDVNDNPPNIDLRYIISPINGTVFLSEKDPINTKIALITVSDKDTDVNGKVICFIEKDVPFHLKAVYDNQYLLETSALLDFEGTKEYNFKIIASDSGKPSLNQTALVRVRLEDENDNSPIFSHPVIELAVMENNKRDLFLTTLSATDEDSGRNAEIVYQLGPNASFFDLDRKTGVLTASRVFDREDQDRFLFTVTARDNGTPPLQSQAAVIVTVLDENDNNPKFTHNHFQFFVSENLPKYSTVGVITVTDSDAGENAAVTLSILSDNENFILDPYSGVIKSNVSFDREQQSSYTFDVRAVDSGRPPCSSAAKVTINVIDVNDNTPIVIYPPSNTSFKLVPLLSIPGSVVAEVFAVDGDTGMNAELKYTIVSGNTKGLFRIDPVTGNITLEEKPAISDIGLHRLVVNISDLGYPKSLHTLVLVFLYVNDTVGNATFIYDLIRRTMETPLDRNIGXSSETYQSGDYLTIMIAIVAGAMVVIVVIFVTVLVRCRHTSRFKAAQRKKQGAEWMSPNQENKQNKKKKRKKRKSPKSSLLNFVTIEENKPDDPAHEPINGNISLPAELEEPGHFDWNAAPTTTFKPSSPDLARHYKSASPQSAFHLKADTPVSVKKHHMIQELPLDNTFVGGCDTLSKRSSTSSDHFSASECSSQGGFKTKGSVHPSRQVKDFYWSISTAYNCPVQQC; encoded by the exons ATGGATCTAACAGACTTTTACTTGTTGGCTGCTCTCGTTGCCTGTTTTTGGATGGATCCTTCTATAGCCCAGGAACTGATCTATCCTATTAGAGAGGAACTGCAGGAAAACGTTCTCATTGGAAACATACCAAAGGACCTGAACGTCTCCCATACAAACGCTGCTACCGGAGCTAGCGCTAACCTGGTCTACAGGCTGGTGTCTAAAGCCGGCGACAACCCTCTGCTCAGAGTGCAGAGCAGCACGGGAGAGATATTTACCACCTCCAATCGCATCGACAGGGAGAGGCTCTGTCCCGGCCCCTCGTTCGAGGAGAACGAATGCTCCTTCGAGATCGAGGTGGTGATTTTACCCAACGACTACTTCAGATTGATAAAGATTAAGATCGTAGTCAAGGACACCAACGACAACGCTCCCATGTTCCCGTCTCCTGTCATCAACATCTCCATCCCGGAGAATACGCTGATCAACAGTCGTTTCGCCATCCCCTCCGCCACCGACCCCGACACCGGCCCCAACAGTGTACACAAGTACCAGCTGGTGAACGGGCAAAGCGCCTTCGGGTTGGACATCGTAGAGACGCCCGAGGGGGAGAAGTGGCCGCAGCTCATCGTTCAGCAGAACCTGGACAGAGAACAGAAGGACACGTACGTCATGAAGATCAAGGTGGAGGACGGCGGCATGCCACAGAAATCCAGCACCGCCATCCTCCAAGTCACCGTCACAGACGTTAACGATAACAAGCCGGTGTTCAAGGAGAACCAGATCGAGGTCCACATACCGGAGAACTCGCCTATAGGGACGTCCGTAGTCCAGCTACAGGCTACGGACGCAGACGTGGGGGCGAATGCCGAAATCAAATACATGTTCGGGACTCAGGTCTCCCCAGCTACCAAGAGACTATTTGCTTTAAACGGCACCACGGGTCTTATAACCGTACAGCGACCCCTCGATAGAGAGGAGACTGCCATACACAAGTTATCCGTGTTAGCGAGTGACGGCAGCTCCAGCCCGGCCAGAGCTACCGTAATTATAAACGTGACGGACGTGAACGACAATCCGCCAAACATCGATCTGAGATATATCATCAGTCCGATAAACGGCACCGTGTTCCTCTCGGAGAAAGACCCAATCAACACCAAGATAGCTTTGATCACCGTGTCGGACAAGGACACGGACGTCAACGGCAAGGTCATCTGTTTCATCGAGAAGGACGTCCCCTTTCACCTCAAAGCGGTGTACGACAACCAGTATTTACTAGAGACGTCGGCGCTGCTCGACTTTGAGGGGACCAAAGAGTACAACTTCAAAATCATAGCCTCCGACTCTGGCAAGCCGAGCTTGAACCAGACAGCGTTGGTAAGGGTGAGGCTGGAGGATGAAAATGACAACTCGCCGATCTTCAGCCATCCTGTCATCGAGCTGGCCGTCATGGAGAACAACAAACGCGATCTCTTCCTCACGACTCTCAGCGCCACCGACGAGGACAGCGGGAGAAATGCGGAGATCGTCTACCAACTAGGCCCTAACGCCTCGTTCTTTGACCTGGACCGTAAAACCGGTGTCCTCACGGCCTCCCGGGTTTTCGATCGCGAGGACCAGGATCGGTTCCTGTTCACGGTAACGGCCCGAGACAACGGGACGCCTCCACTCCAGAGCCAGGCAGCAGTCATCGTGACAGTACTCGATGAAAACGACAACAACCCCAAGTTCACCCACAACCACTTCCAGTTCTTTGTGTCAGAGAACCTGCCCAAGTACAGCACGGTGGGGGTGATAACTGTCACAGACTCAGATGCCGGGGAAAATGCCGCCGTCACGCTTTCGATACTCAGCGACAACGAGAACTTTATCCTAGACCCGTACTCTggagtaataaagtccaacgtgTCCTTTGACCGGGAGCAGCAGAGCTCCTACACCTTCGACGTCCGGGCGGTGGATAGCGGGCGGCCCCCATGTTCCTCGGCCGCCAAGGTGACCATCAATGTCATCGACGTAAACGACAACACCCCCATCGTCATCTACCCTCCTTCCAACACCTCCTTCAAACTGGTCCCCCTCTTATCCATCCCTGGATCGGTGGTGGCCGAGGTCTTTGCTGTGGACGGTGACACAGGGATGAACGCAGAGCTCAAGTACACCATCGTTAGCGGCAACACCAAAGGTCTGTTCCGGATCGACCCTGTGACAGGAAACATCACCCTGGAGGAGAAGCCTGCTATCTCCGACATCGGCCTCCATCGGCTGGTCGTGAACATTAGCGACCTGGGCTACCCTAAGTCCCTGCACACTCTGGTGCTGGTGTTCCTCTATGTGAACGACACTGTCGGCAACGCCACGTTTATCTACGACCTCATTCGCCGCACCATGGAGACGCCCCTGGACAGGAACATCG AGAGCAGTGAGACTTACCAGAGCGGAGATTATCTCACCATCATGATCGCCATCGTAGCCGGGGCGATGGTGGTGATTGTGGTGATCTTCGTGACAGTCCTGGTGCGCTGCCGTCACACCTCGCGGTTCAAGGCGGCCCAGAGAAAGAAGCAGGGCGCTGAGTGGATGTCTCCCAATCAGGAGAACAAgcagaacaagaagaagaagcgTAAGAAAAGGAAGTCGCCTAAAAGCTCCCTCCTGAACTTTGTCACCATCGAGGAGAACAAGCCGGACGACCCGGCTCACGAGCCCATCAACGGCAACATCAGCCTGCCTGCCGAGCTGGAGGAGCCTGGCCACTTTGACTGGAACGCTGCTCCAACGACCACCTTCAAGCCCTCGAGTCCAGACCTGGCACGGCACTACAAGTCCGCTTCTCCGCAGTCCGCGTTCCACCTCAAAGCGGACACGCCGGTCTCCGTGAAGAAACACCACATGATTCAGGAGCTCCCTCTGGACAACACCTTTGTAGGGGGCTGTGACACTCTGTCCAAGAGATCCTCCACTAGTTCAGACCACTTCAGTGCCTCGGAGTGCAGTTCCCAGGGAGGATTCAAGACTAAGGGATCCGTACACCCGTCCAGACAGGTAAAAGACTTTTACTGGTCTATAAGTACTGCGTATAACTGCCCGGTCCAACAGTGCTGA